From Asterias rubens chromosome 3, eAstRub1.3, whole genome shotgun sequence, the proteins below share one genomic window:
- the LOC117287782 gene encoding cytochrome P450 2J6-like — MAFLLGIISLLTAKSVIVGLIALLIATWFYRRPRNLPPGPTGWPLLGYFPNLILAGDEYKNITRLAKTYGPVFSMNLGGTLVVVVNSFASIKEALGHPNTAARPPTSFYRKMTNDPEAISVGNASGENWFQQRKFCLSVLRGLGVWRSSFEDAIATEAGCLINGIKEHKGNPFNPALLLSNAVSNVICSVTLGKRFDYSDPKFQKLLKSMSRNFELSGGGEMYTYLPIMEYLSFTSTSREMEGNIRSIIEFIRESVENHRSNLDLENPKDFIDVFLREIHDNNNENRKEYITMDNMLLTCFDLFTAGTETASTTLRWALLYMMAYPEVQAKIQQEIDEIVGRNRLPRLADKPQLPYTEATLLEVQRLASIVAVNPPHMFSEDTRLLGYDIPKGTLIIANLWAVSHDPSTWSDPEKFIPERFLDEAGSLKPRLELLPFGSGRRVCLGEQLAKMELFIFFSHLLHQFSFKKPDDSQPLSFKAINGVTLAPIPFEVRAIPRE, encoded by the exons ATGGCGTTTCTACTTGGGATAATTAGCTTATTGACTGCCAAGTCAGTGATAGTTGGGTTGATAGCTCTCCTCATAGCTACATGGTTTTACCGACGGCCGAGAAATCTTCCTCCTGGCCCGACTGGATGGCCCCTTCTTGGCTACTTCCCAAATCTAATCTTGGCCGGGGACGAGTACAAGAACATTACCCGACTTGCTAAGACCTACGGACCGGTGTTTAGTATGAATCTAGGCGGTACATTGGTGGTGGTCGTCAACAGCTTCGCTTCCATCAAGGAAGCTCTTGGTCACCCAAACACCGCAGCTCGTCCACCCACAAGCTTCTACAGGAAGATGACGAATGATCCAGAGGCCATAA GTGTAGGTAACGCCTCCGGTGAGAACTGGTTCCAGCAGAGGAAGTTTTGTCTGTCAGTACTGAGAGGGTTGGGCGTGTGGAGGTCAAGCTTCGAGGACGCCATCGCAACAGAGGCAGGGTGCCTCATCAACGGCATCAAGGAACACAAGGGGAACCCATTCAATCCAGCTCTTTTGTTAAGTAATGCTGTCTCGAATGTCATCTGCTCCGTTACCCTGGGTAAAAGATTCGACTACTCTGATCCAAAGTTCCAGAAACTGCTGAAGTCAATGAGCCGTAACTTCGAGCTTAGTGGCGGCGGAGAGATGTACACGTACCTACCCATCATGGAGTACTTGTCATTCACGTCAACTTCCAGAGAAATGGAAGGTAACATACGTTCAATTATCGAGTTCATCCGGGAGAGCGTGGAAAACCATCGAAGCAATTTAGACCTCGAGAATCCGAAAGATTTCATCGATGTCTTCCTCAGAGAGATCCACGACAATAACAATGAGAATAGAAAGGAGTACATTACCATGGACAATATGTTGCTGACGTGTTTTGACCTATTTACGGCTGGAACAGAGACTGCATCAACCACCCTCCGCTGGGCTTTGCTGTACATGATGGCCTACCCTGAGGTACAAGCCAAGATACAACAGGAAATAGATGAGATCGTGGGTAGAAATCGTCTACCACGCCTCGCAGACAAACCACAGCTGCCATACACTGAGGCGACCCTCCTTGAGGTGCAGCGTCTGGCGTCCATTGTGGCTGTCAACCCTCCCCACATGTTCTCCGAGGATACCAGACTACTTGGCTACGATATCCCCAAGGGGACATTGATTATTGCCAATCTTTGGGCCGTCAGCCACGATCCATCCACCTGGTCCGATCCAGAAAAATTCATCCCGGAGAGATTTCTTGACGAGGCTGGTTCCTTGAAGCCAAGGTTGGAACTTCTGCCCTTTGGTTCAG GTCGCCGGGTGTGTCTAGGAGAGCAACTTGCCAAGATGGAGCTGTTCATCTTCTTCTCACATTTACTGCATCAGTTCTCCTTCAAGAAACCGGATGATTCTCAACCATTATCTTTCAAGGCTATCAACGGCGTCACGTTGGCTCCAATTCCATTCGAAGTTCGCGCCATTCCTAGAGAGTAA